DNA sequence from the Brachybacterium avium genome:
CTGGCGGGAGTACTGGATGAAGGCCTGCACGTCGCCGAGGGTGAGCTGGCCGGAGACGATCCGCAGCCCGCCCACGATCGCGACGGCGACGTAGGACAGGTTCCCCACGAACATCATCAGCGGCATGATCAGGGAGGAGACGAACTGGGCACCGAAGGTGGCGCGGAACAGGGTCTCGTTGCGCTCCTCGAAGCGGGCGGCGACCTCGTCGCGGCGGCCGAAGACGGTCACCAGGGCGTGGCCGGTGTACGCCTCCTCCACCTCGGAGTTCACCACGCCGGTGGCGTCCCACTGCTGGGCGAACAGCTTCTGCGCGCGCTTGCCGACGAAGCCCGTGACCACCAGCGCCACCGGGATCACGGCGAGCGCGATCAGGGACAGCTGCCAGGAGATCGTCAGCATCATGACCAGCACGCCGAACACCATCAGGATCGAGTTCACCAGGCCCGTGACGGTGTTCATCAGCGTGTTCTGGATGTTGTCGATGTCGTTGGTGACACGGGAGAGGATCTCCCCGCGCTTCATCCGGTCGAAGTAGGCCAGCGGCAGCCGGTGCAGCTTCTCCTCCACCTCGCGGCGCAGGCGCGAGACCATGCGGTAGATGATGCGGTTCAGTGCGACGCCCTGGATCCACATCAGCAGCGCGGAGACGGCGAAGAGGCCGACGGCCAGGGCCAGGGTCTGGTGCAGCGCGGTGAAGTCGATGCCCTGGCCGGGGGTGAGGACCATCCCCGAGAGCATGTCCGCGAACTGGTCCTTGCCCTCTGCCCGCAGCTGCGCGATGACTGCGTCCGGGGAGGCGTCCGCCGGCAGGCTCTTCGAGATCAGACCGGTGAAGATGATGTCGGTGGCACGGCCGAGGATGCGCGGGCCCACCACGCTGAACGCCACCGAGACGACGCCGACCAGGATCGCGGCCAGCAGGTAGAAGCGCTCGGGACCGATCTCGCGCACCAGGCGCTTGGTGGAGGGCCAGAAATTGCGCGCGCTCTGGCCAGGGCGCAGCCCGCGGGCGGCGTCCTTCTCGGCGGCGATCTCCGAGGCGGTCGAGGCCTCGTCCCCGGCGGGGGTCGCGGGGGTCTGGGAGCCGATCGGCGGCGCCTGCTCCTCCGGGCCCTGGACGTCGGGGCCGGGGGCGTCGTTCTTCGCAGCATTCATCACGCCACCTCCTCCTCGACGCCCTGCGAGCGGACGATCTCCTGATACGTCTCCGAGCTCTCGAGCAGCTCGGCATGGGTGCCCTGGGCGACGACGCGACCGTTGTCCAGCACCAGGATCAGGTCCGCCCCGGTGATGGTCGAGACCCGCTGGGCGACGATCAGCATCAGCGCTTCGCGGGTCTCCGGGACCAGCGCCGCGCGCAGCCGCGCATCGGTGGTGAGGTCCAGTGCGCTGAAGGAGTCGTCGAACAGGTACAGCGAGGGCTTCGCGGCCAGGGCCCGGGCGATGCACAGCCGCTGCCGCTGACCGCCGGAGACGTTGGTGCCGCCCTGGGCGATCGGGGACTCCAGCTCGGTGGGCATCGCGGCGACGAAGTCACGGCCCTGGGCGACGGTCAGCGCATGCCACAGCTCCTGCTCGTCGGCCGAGGGGTTGCCGAACCGCAGGTTCGAGGCGATGGTGCCGGAGAACAGGTAGGGCCGCTGCGGGACCAGGCCCACCCGGTCCCAGAGCACCCGGGCGTCGAGGTCGCGCACATCGTGCCCGTTCAGCAGCACCCTCCCCTCGCTCGCGTCCATCAGACGCGGCACCAGGTTGATCAGGGTGGTCTTGCCGGCGCCGGTGCCGCCGATGATCGCGACACTCTGCCCGGCGCGGGCGGAGAAGGAGATGTTCTCCAGCACCGGGCGCTCGGCGCCCGGATAGGTGAAGGACACGTCCTCGAAGGTGAGCTCGATCGGTCCCTCGAGGTCGCGGACGCCGTCGGTGCGCTGGTGGACGCTGGTCTCGGTGTCGAGCACCTCCCAGATGCGCTCGGCGGAGACCATCGCGCGGGGGATCATCATCGTCATGAAGGTCGCCATCATCACCGCGATGAGGATCTGCATCAGGTAGGCGATGAAGGCGGTGATCGAGCCGATCTCCATCTGGCCCGCATCGATGCGGGGCGCGGCCACCAGCAGCACCATCACGCTGGAGACGTTCAGGATGAACATGATGATCGGGTTGATGAGGATCATCAGCAGGCCGATGCGGCGGTTGAGATCCGTGAGCTGGCCGTTGACCACCGCGTACCGCTCGCGCTCGCGGTCCTCGCGCACGAAGGCGCGCAGCACGCGGATGCCGGTGATCTGCTCGCGCAGCACGGAGTTGATGTCGTCGATCTTCCCCTGCATCTGCTTGAACAGCGGTGCCGCCCGAACGATCAGGATGCCGACGGCCACCAGCATCACCGGCACCATCACGGCGATCAGCCAAGCCATCCCCGGCTCCACCCGCAGCGCCAGGATCACCCCGCCGATCCCGGTCACCGGAGCCTGGACCAGCATGTTCAGCGAGAAGAAGACCAGCATCTGCACCTGCTGGACGTCATTCGTGGAGCGGGTGATCAGCGAGGGGGTGCCGAACTCGGCGAGCTCGCGCGGGGAGAAGGAGG
Encoded proteins:
- a CDS encoding ABC transporter ATP-binding protein, giving the protein MTLLRLVLRALKPYWIWVLLVVLFQIVGVLAALYLPTLNADIIDDGVAKADIPVIWQLGRLMLVISFGNIIALVAANFFAARSAMRVGKDLRSTVFSQVASFSPRELAEFGTPSLITRSTNDVQQVQMLVFFSLNMLVQAPVTGIGGVILALRVEPGMAWLIAVMVPVMLVAVGILIVRAAPLFKQMQGKIDDINSVLREQITGIRVLRAFVREDRERERYAVVNGQLTDLNRRIGLLMILINPIIMFILNVSSVMVLLVAAPRIDAGQMEIGSITAFIAYLMQILIAVMMATFMTMMIPRAMVSAERIWEVLDTETSVHQRTDGVRDLEGPIELTFEDVSFTYPGAERPVLENISFSARAGQSVAIIGGTGAGKTTLINLVPRLMDASEGRVLLNGHDVRDLDARVLWDRVGLVPQRPYLFSGTIASNLRFGNPSADEQELWHALTVAQGRDFVAAMPTELESPIAQGGTNVSGGQRQRLCIARALAAKPSLYLFDDSFSALDLTTDARLRAALVPETREALMLIVAQRVSTITGADLILVLDNGRVVAQGTHAELLESSETYQEIVRSQGVEEEVA